Part of the Amycolatopsis sp. 195334CR genome is shown below.
GGCGGAGGCGCTTGAGCCAGGTAGTGACTTGTGGCGGGGTGCGGCGGCTCACGCGGACGACGATTGCTGTTGATCGAGGTAGGGGCTTCGCGGGAATGAAAATTTTGGTGAGGGCTGTGGTCGCGGTGGAGGCGTGGGCGACGGGGCCGGACGGTTCGTAGACGGCGGTGGTGGGACCGGAGAGGTACGTAGGTCCGGTGGCTGGACCGGCGAGATGGGTTGGCTTCGCAATGGGGCGGGCCGGGCCGGTGACGAGATCGGCAAGGTGGGCCGTGTCCGCGGCGGGATTGGCCAGGTGGGTGGGGCCGGTGGCGGGGTCCGCCGGGTGGGCGGGGCTGGTGACGGGGTCGGACGGATGGAGGAGGGCCGGGGTGGGCGGCTGGATGGGAGCGGCGGCAGGCGGCTGGATGCGGGCGGCGGCGAGGGTGGGTGGGTGGATGCGGGCGGGGTGGGCACGGTGGGTGCGGGGTGGGGCGGCCATGTCAGAAGGCCCCCGGGATGTGGGTCAACTGCGGGGCGCCTGTCGGGGGCCAGTGGATGGCTATGACATCGAAGCGCAGCGGGCACCACCGGACTCGGTAGTGCTCCAGCCATCGGCTGGTCAGGCGGCGGATGCGCGCCGACTTTTCGGCGTCGACGGAGTCGGCTGGGTGGCCGTAGGCGGCGCCTGAGCGGGTTTTCACTTCGCAGACGATGAGGGTTCGGCCGTCTGTGGCGACCAGGTCGAGTTCGCCCTCGCGGCAGCGCCAGTTCC
Proteins encoded:
- a CDS encoding YraN family protein yields the protein MGTQARPSYEQRQRLGRRGEELAAAHLDKLGMTVLSRNWRCREGELDLVATDGRTLIVCEVKTRSGAAYGHPADSVDAEKSARIRRLTSRWLEHYRVRWCPLRFDVIAIHWPPTGAPQLTHIPGAF